In Acidisarcina polymorpha, the DNA window TTCGGCTGAAGAGCCCCACCAGGTAACGAAGTTAAATCGTCGCGGATATTGGCAGAGTCGTGCAGAGCCGCTGGTCGCGGTTGCTGCCCCAACCATTCTGCTCCCTCCGGGCGATGGAGCAGATGGAAGCAGACGCTGAGGACCGGCACCCCCTGAGAAATGGAAGCGTCGATGGTGAGAAAAATTCTGCTTCAACTTCCGCACTAGAAATTCAGAAGACGCGTGTGGCCATGCCGCCGCTTTATATGACACCGCTTTATATGAATGGAGAGGTCATGGTAGCGGATGTCTCTGAGAGTTTTGCCCGTGGCTCAGAAATCCTGCTGATGGCCGCATAGTCGCGATTTCCGTCAGCAGGATTTTCTTACACCGGAGTAGTGACCTGCTTTTTCTTGCTGATCTTGCGCAGGAACTCTTCACCCGTGCCAATGTGTTCATCGACCAACCGGTGAGGCGTGTGCGCAAGCCACTCGCTCAGCGAAATGTCCTGGTATTCAGGCGTGGGAAAAACCTCGAGGAAGATTAAATCGGTATCGCCGAGATTCTCGATGTAATGAGGCTTTGACCGTTCGATATAACCGACGTCGCCCGCGTGGAAGTCCATTGTGCGCGCATGTCCGCCAGCGGAAAAGACCGTCATCCGGCCCGTGCCCTTCACGTAATACTGCCATTCGTCCTCATTGGGGTGCCAATGCAGTTCACGCAAGCCGCCCGGCCTGAGTGTGACGATCGCTGCGGCGATGTTGGTCGCGGGGAAGTTCGCCCGGTCAATTATCTTGATGCTTCCCCCTGCTGTCACCTTGGTGGGCTGCATCTTGCTGGTGAAGAAGGCGAAGCTGTTGGGCACCTCCCCAGTCCCGGCATATACCTCTTCTTTTTCTTCTCCGAGGGGGCGAGGCAGCTCGCGTGCAAAGATGAAAAGTTCGCGTGCGGGCACATTGCGGAAGGTCGCATCAGTGGTGTTGAAGTTCTTACTGAGCACTTCCCTGGGAGTGTGATGTAACCAGTCAGTAAGCAGAAAGGTCTCGAATTCGTTGAAGTTGCCATCATCGAAGACCAGAAGAAACTGGCAACCGTCCGGGCCCAGGCCCTGGATGGAATGAGGAATGCCGCCGGGAAAAAGCCAGAGATCGCCTTCGTTGACATCTTCGACGAAGCCCCGGCCTTTGTGATCGACCGCAGTGATCCGTGCGCTGCCTGCGGTCATCAACGCCCACTCGGCGCCGAGATGCCAGTGCAGCTCGCGAATGCCGCCCTTGACAAGGCGCATTTCCACCCCGGCCACTTTTTTCGAGATCGGAAAATCACGCACCGTGACCTGGCGAGTCCAGCCTGCAGCTTCGATTCGTTTATGCGCAAAGCTGAACGGGTATTTAAAGGGCGGCTGTCCGCCGGCGTCGGTGGTCGGTGGATAGACGGAATCAGGTTCCGCTTGATCCAACACCGGGTTGCGGGGCCCTGGTTGTTGCTCATTCACACCGGTGTGACCATCGCCACTCGTGTCTTTCGTTTGCTGTCCTGCGGCGGCGACCGGTAATGCGGCGCCTGCCAAAGCCGCGGAGCTTCTCCCGAGAAAGGTACGCCTGCTCAGACCCTGATTGCGGTCCTGCTCTTCCATGCTATTTTCACTTTCAATTGGATTTTTGCTTCTTATTACAGACGGACATTTTTGCTTCCTTTTACTTTTGCTCCTTTTATAGACGAACCACGATCGTTCTGGCGTTGCAATAGTCCAGAAGTGATGCAGACTCACGCACGTTCTTACTTTGATTTGAGATCGGCCGGAAACGATAGCAGCGGAGGAGAAAGAAGCAGTATCGATCATACCGGGCTAGGGCGAAGGTCATTTCGTACTTCGCCACATGTGCGGATCAAT includes these proteins:
- a CDS encoding cupin domain-containing protein, whose protein sequence is MIDTASFSSAAIVSGRSQIKVRTCVSLHHFWTIATPERSWFVYKRSKSKRKQKCPSVIRSKNPIESENSMEEQDRNQGLSRRTFLGRSSAALAGAALPVAAAGQQTKDTSGDGHTGVNEQQPGPRNPVLDQAEPDSVYPPTTDAGGQPPFKYPFSFAHKRIEAAGWTRQVTVRDFPISKKVAGVEMRLVKGGIRELHWHLGAEWALMTAGSARITAVDHKGRGFVEDVNEGDLWLFPGGIPHSIQGLGPDGCQFLLVFDDGNFNEFETFLLTDWLHHTPREVLSKNFNTTDATFRNVPARELFIFARELPRPLGEEKEEVYAGTGEVPNSFAFFTSKMQPTKVTAGGSIKIIDRANFPATNIAAAIVTLRPGGLRELHWHPNEDEWQYYVKGTGRMTVFSAGGHARTMDFHAGDVGYIERSKPHYIENLGDTDLIFLEVFPTPEYQDISLSEWLAHTPHRLVDEHIGTGEEFLRKISKKKQVTTPV